The DNA region ATGATTTGACCAACGGCATGCAGCGCTATGCCAATCCTCCTCCCGAAGCCCAGTTAGTTAAACGGTTGAAAACGTACAGGAATCTCCGAAACTTAGCCGAACATCAGGCCACGATTCCACCCTTTGCGGAGTTACGCAACGCCATACAAGATATTCGACAGGTCATTCTTACCTATTTGCCTGTCGAGAAAAACCAGTTGGAATCGCCCCCCTCCCCTCACTTTATCTCTGGTAGTATCCGGGTAGAGTCCCAAAGCGCCCAAGAACTGATAATCAGCTATTACACTCGTCGGTTACAAAAACTCAAAGAGCAACAGGCCTTGCGGGGATTGAATACGCCTCCTGAGATTTTAATAGAAATAGAGGACATAGAAGGGAAAATTCAGGGATTACAAAAAGAGACGCCCCGGTTTTCACTGGAGCACCTGGGCCCCAGATTGGAACCCATCCAACAAGCAATCATACAAATCCTACGCTCTACCCAACCAGCGCAAGAACAGCCTTACTTTCATCACGTTGTCCAGGTCATTAGCTATTTAGCGCATCTGATAGGGTTGCTGCCGGCTGATAAGCAACTAAGTGAGTTAGAAACATTCACTTTGATTGCGGCGGCATATTTGCACGATATTGGCCGGTACTTTCCCCAGCTCAAACGCGCCATTGTTTTCCAAAATCGGGTGAAGCCGGGCAATGATCATAACCTGGAACAACTTGCTCAACTGGTACGCGACTATTATCACGAGCTATCGTCCGAATGGATTAAAAATAGCCTGGCCGGTGGTCTATATCCTTCGTTGGGTTTGACGCCGGCAGATCCGGTGTCGGAGATTGCCCTGGTTTGTCTGGGACATCAAGAAGCTGACTTGGCCGCCGAAAAGTACAGAGCTTCAGGTAGTGGCCCCCAACAAGTACGTCCGGCATTGCTGGCGGCGCTTCTCAGCCTGGCAGACATGCTGGCTTTGACTTCCGCCAAACCTGCGGTAAACGAACTGGGGCAAAAGAAGGAACCTCTTGAAACCCAGGTATTCAGCTGGCTGCGCTCCTATCTGGAACGTATTTCAATTCAAGGTGGGCATATCCGCTTTCACTATCAACTCCCCTTGGACGAAAACAGTCTTTCCGTCCGGGTGCTATTATCCGGGCCAATCCAGCTTCGTCTCCGCGAGATCCGGCAAATTTTAAGCGACAATGGGCTGGTGATTGCCTTGGACTCCTCGGTAAGCCAGGGGTCGGCCGCCAAGATGCCGCCCGACGTGCTGGCGCATACTCAAAAGTTGGCTCAACAACGATTGACCTCGGTGATAGGCGCCCTGGGCCACCCATCCAAACCTGGCTTTGTTTACCATTTTACAAGCTTACGTCAATGTCCTTGTCCTATCTTGAGGTGGACCAGCCTGGCCGGCGCAGGTCGTCGCTACCAGTGCCAACTGTTTGATATACAACAAAAATTGTTGGCGCAATGGGAAACAAATGATCTAGAAATCACTGTGCCCAAAGACCAGGTTGAGCCGGGTGCGCAATACGAGTGGATCACCTATGCCTACGAGGGGAAAAAACAATTGAGAAGTTGGGAGGGCGGCATCTTCTGGCTGGTTGATGAGCAAACGGCCCGGTGGATAGACCGGCAAACGACGTGGTACGAGGAGATGGATTCCTTTGAACGCCAATTGATGCAAGGAGGAATATTGGCGCACTACGGGTTATACCAGGAAGCGAGCGCGGTCTATCAGACGGTTCTGGAGCAAGGAA from Anaerolineae bacterium includes:
- a CDS encoding HD domain-containing protein, which produces MPCSDAPALRVILWGVLKPMHNLGKIIHRFNRGCLSFQQALDAVVAGDIPEYENALNTAATQSVSALELALKAYLYDVCAGQILSKDGVEISKPTFYDLTNGMQRYANPPPEAQLVKRLKTYRNLRNLAEHQATIPPFAELRNAIQDIRQVILTYLPVEKNQLESPPSPHFISGSIRVESQSAQELIISYYTRRLQKLKEQQALRGLNTPPEILIEIEDIEGKIQGLQKETPRFSLEHLGPRLEPIQQAIIQILRSTQPAQEQPYFHHVVQVISYLAHLIGLLPADKQLSELETFTLIAAAYLHDIGRYFPQLKRAIVFQNRVKPGNDHNLEQLAQLVRDYYHELSSEWIKNSLAGGLYPSLGLTPADPVSEIALVCLGHQEADLAAEKYRASGSGPQQVRPALLAALLSLADMLALTSAKPAVNELGQKKEPLETQVFSWLRSYLERISIQGGHIRFHYQLPLDENSLSVRVLLSGPIQLRLREIRQILSDNGLVIALDSSVSQGSAAKMPPDVLAHTQKLAQQRLTSVIGALGHPSKPGFVYHFTSLRQCPCPILRWTSLAGAGRRYQCQLFDIQQKLLAQWETNDLEITVPKDQVEPGAQYEWITYAYEGKKQLRSWEGGIFWLVDEQTARWIDRQTTWYEEMDSFERQLMQGGILAHYGLYQEASAVYQTVLEQGNDMEQLQARQELITLYEDISRQLNKLNRPSRSDQYLDQALTLVKELQDKIV